A window of Christiangramia forsetii KT0803 contains these coding sequences:
- the rplD gene encoding 50S ribosomal protein L4, with protein sequence MEIAVLDIKGKETGRKAKLSDSVFAIEPNDHAVYLDVKQYLANQRQGTHKAKERAEIKGSTRKIKKQKGTGTARAGSIKSPIFKGGGRVFGPRPRNYGFKLNKNLKRLARKSALSIKANDKAIMVIEDFSFDTPKTKNFTEVLKALGIESKKSLIVLGDSNKNVYLSSRNLKTSEVISSSELSTYKILNAKSIVFLEGSLEGIESKLS encoded by the coding sequence ATGGAAATAGCAGTTTTAGATATAAAAGGAAAAGAAACGGGCAGAAAAGCAAAGCTTTCTGATTCTGTTTTCGCTATAGAGCCTAATGACCACGCTGTTTATCTTGATGTTAAACAATACCTGGCTAACCAGCGTCAGGGAACTCATAAAGCTAAAGAAAGAGCAGAGATCAAGGGTTCTACTCGTAAGATCAAAAAACAAAAAGGTACTGGTACTGCAAGAGCAGGTAGTATCAAGTCTCCTATCTTTAAAGGTGGTGGACGTGTTTTTGGACCAAGACCAAGAAATTACGGTTTTAAATTGAATAAAAACCTTAAGCGTCTTGCTAGAAAATCTGCGCTTTCTATTAAAGCAAATGATAAGGCAATTATGGTAATAGAAGATTTTTCATTCGATACTCCTAAGACTAAAAACTTCACGGAAGTTCTTAAGGCTCTGGGTATTGAAAGTAAAAAATCTCTAATAGTGTTGGGCGATTCAAATAAAAATGTATATTTGTCGTCGCGCAATTTAAAGACCTCTGAAGTGATAAGTAGTTCAGAATTAAGTACTTACAAAATACTTAATGCGAAAAGCATCGTCTTTTTAGAAGGTTCTTTAGAAGGAATTGAGTCGAAATTAAGTTAA
- the rplC gene encoding 50S ribosomal protein L3: MSGLIGKKIGMTSIFDENGKNIPCTVIQAGPCVVTQVRTKEVDGYEALQLGFDDKKTVGKAAEGHAKKAGTVAKRKVVEFQGYNEDYKLGDSVTVEHFKEGEFVDIAGTSKGKGFQGVVKRHGFGGVGQATHGQHNRLRAPGSIGAASYPARVFKGMKMAGRMGGERVKIENLRVLKVVADKNLLVIKGCVPGSKNSYVIISK; this comes from the coding sequence ATGTCTGGGTTAATAGGAAAAAAGATCGGCATGACCAGTATCTTCGACGAGAATGGGAAGAATATCCCATGTACCGTGATACAAGCTGGACCATGCGTGGTTACCCAAGTCAGAACCAAAGAGGTTGACGGGTATGAAGCACTTCAACTTGGTTTCGATGACAAAAAGACTGTTGGTAAAGCTGCCGAAGGGCACGCTAAAAAAGCAGGAACCGTTGCAAAACGTAAAGTCGTTGAATTCCAGGGTTATAATGAAGATTACAAATTAGGTGACTCTGTTACCGTGGAACATTTCAAAGAAGGTGAATTTGTGGATATCGCAGGTACATCTAAAGGTAAAGGTTTCCAGGGTGTTGTTAAGAGACACGGATTTGGAGGAGTTGGGCAGGCCACTCACGGTCAGCACAACAGATTAAGAGCACCAGGTTCTATTGGAGCAGCGTCTTATCCTGCGAGAGTTTTCAAGGGAATGAAGATGGCCGGTAGAATGGGTGGAGAAAGAGTTAAAATTGAAAACCTGAGAGTTTTAAAGGTTGTTGCAGACAAGAATCTTTTAGTTATAAAAGGATGTGTGCCTGGATCTAAAAACTCATACGTAATCATTAGTAAGTAA
- the rpsJ gene encoding 30S ribosomal protein S10, with product MSQKIRIKLKSYDHNLVDKSAEKIVKTVKTTGAVVTGPIPLPTNKKIFTVLRSPHVNKKSREQFELSSYKRLLDIYSSSSKTIDALMKLELPSGVEVEIKV from the coding sequence ATGAGTCAAAAAATCAGAATAAAACTAAAATCTTACGATCATAACCTGGTAGACAAGTCTGCTGAGAAAATCGTAAAAACCGTAAAGACTACGGGAGCTGTTGTTACCGGACCAATTCCGTTACCAACAAACAAAAAAATCTTTACTGTTCTTCGTTCACCTCACGTGAACAAGAAATCCAGAGAGCAGTTCGAGTTAAGCTCTTACAAGAGATTGCTTGATATTTATAGCTCTTCTTCAAAAACGATTGATGCGTTGATGAAGCTTGAATTGCCAAGTGGTGTAGAGGTAGAGATTAAGGTGTGA
- the fusA gene encoding elongation factor G, with amino-acid sequence MAQRDLKFTRNIGIAAHIDAGKTTTTERILYYTGISHKIGEVHDGAATMDWMEQEQERGITITSAATHCKWMYRDQEFTVNIIDTPGHVDFTVEVERSLRVLDGVVALFSAVDGVEPQSETVWRQADKYRVPRLGFVNKMDRQGADFFNVCRQVREMLGGNPVPLQVPIGDEIDFKGVVDLISKKAIIWNDEDHGMTYDTIEIPEELLDDVNKYRAELVEAVAEYDEALMEKFFEDESSITEDEIIAALRAATIDMSIIPMMCGSAFKNKGVQAMLDAVMRYLPSPADVEAIEGTNPDTGEEESRKPHVDSPFAALAFKIATDPFVGRLAFFRAYSGTLDAGSYVLNVRSGKKERISRIYQMHSNKQEPIDSIEAGDIGAAVGFKDIKTGDTLTDMKHPIVLESMSFPAPVIGIAVEPKTKADVEKMGMALGKLAEEDPTFTVKTDENSGQTIISGMGELHLEIIIDRMKREFKVEVNVGEPQVEYKETITKSADHREVYKKQSGGRGKFADIVFEMGPIDEDFEGTGLQFVDVIKGGRIPKEFVPSVEKGFKEAMKNGPLAGFTMDSLKVTLKDGSFHPVDSDQLSFELAAKMGYKDAAKKAGAVILEPIMKVEVVTPEENMGDIVGDLNRRRGQVNNMSDRSGAKVIKAEVPLSEMFGYVTTLRTLSSGRATSTMEFSHYAETPSNISEEVIKAAKGAANE; translated from the coding sequence ATGGCACAAAGAGATTTAAAATTTACTAGAAATATCGGAATTGCGGCTCATATTGATGCGGGTAAAACCACAACAACAGAGCGTATCCTTTATTATACAGGTATAAGTCACAAAATAGGTGAAGTTCATGATGGTGCTGCTACTATGGACTGGATGGAGCAGGAGCAGGAGCGTGGTATCACGATTACTTCTGCGGCTACACACTGTAAGTGGATGTACCGTGATCAAGAATTTACAGTTAATATTATAGATACACCCGGTCACGTTGATTTTACCGTAGAGGTAGAGCGTTCTTTACGTGTACTTGATGGTGTTGTTGCGTTGTTTTCTGCAGTAGATGGGGTGGAGCCTCAGTCTGAAACTGTATGGAGACAGGCAGATAAATATAGAGTTCCACGTCTAGGTTTCGTTAATAAAATGGACCGTCAGGGAGCAGATTTTTTCAACGTTTGTCGTCAGGTAAGAGAAATGCTAGGTGGTAACCCGGTACCTCTTCAGGTTCCAATCGGTGATGAAATTGACTTTAAAGGTGTGGTTGATCTTATTTCTAAGAAAGCTATTATATGGAATGATGAAGATCATGGGATGACCTATGATACTATCGAAATTCCTGAAGAGCTTTTAGACGATGTAAATAAATACCGTGCAGAATTAGTAGAAGCGGTTGCTGAATATGATGAAGCGCTGATGGAAAAATTCTTCGAGGACGAAAGTTCTATTACTGAAGATGAAATTATCGCTGCATTAAGAGCTGCTACTATAGATATGAGCATCATTCCAATGATGTGTGGTTCTGCATTTAAAAATAAAGGTGTTCAGGCAATGCTTGACGCTGTGATGCGTTACCTTCCTTCTCCGGCAGATGTGGAGGCGATTGAAGGTACTAACCCAGATACGGGCGAAGAAGAAAGTCGTAAGCCTCATGTTGATTCTCCATTTGCTGCGCTTGCATTTAAAATTGCTACCGATCCTTTCGTAGGTCGTTTGGCATTTTTCCGTGCGTATTCAGGTACGCTGGATGCTGGTTCTTACGTGTTGAACGTTCGTTCTGGTAAGAAAGAGCGTATTTCAAGAATTTACCAGATGCACTCTAATAAACAAGAGCCTATAGATAGTATCGAGGCTGGAGATATTGGAGCTGCAGTAGGATTTAAGGATATTAAAACGGGAGATACGCTTACAGATATGAAGCACCCAATTGTTCTTGAATCTATGTCTTTCCCTGCGCCGGTAATCGGTATCGCTGTGGAGCCTAAAACTAAGGCTGATGTGGAGAAAATGGGAATGGCTCTTGGTAAGTTAGCTGAAGAGGATCCAACTTTTACAGTTAAAACTGACGAAAATTCTGGTCAAACAATTATCTCTGGTATGGGTGAACTTCACCTGGAGATTATTATTGATCGTATGAAGCGTGAGTTTAAAGTTGAAGTTAATGTTGGTGAGCCTCAGGTAGAGTACAAAGAAACTATTACAAAAAGCGCAGATCACAGAGAAGTTTATAAGAAACAGTCTGGTGGTCGTGGTAAGTTTGCTGATATTGTTTTCGAAATGGGACCAATTGATGAAGATTTCGAAGGTACTGGTCTTCAATTCGTAGACGTAATTAAAGGTGGTCGTATTCCTAAAGAATTTGTTCCTTCTGTAGAGAAAGGATTCAAAGAAGCTATGAAGAATGGTCCTCTTGCAGGATTTACAATGGATTCTTTGAAAGTAACACTTAAGGATGGTTCTTTCCACCCTGTGGATTCAGATCAACTTTCTTTTGAATTGGCTGCTAAAATGGGGTATAAGGATGCTGCTAAAAAAGCAGGAGCTGTAATCCTTGAGCCAATCATGAAAGTAGAAGTGGTAACTCCGGAAGAAAATATGGGTGATATTGTTGGTGACCTTAACAGAAGAAGAGGTCAGGTAAACAATATGTCAGACAGATCTGGAGCGAAAGTAATCAAAGCTGAAGTACCACTTTCTGAAATGTTCGGATATGTAACTACATTAAGAACACTTTCATCGGGTAGAGCAACTTCAACTATGGAATTCTCTCACTATGCTGAAACTCCTTCTAATATTTCTGAAGAAGTAATCAAAGCAGCTAAAGGAGCAGCAAACGAATAA
- the rpsG gene encoding 30S ribosomal protein S7, translating to MRKRQAKKRPLLPDPKFNDQLVTRFVNMMMWDGKKSVAFKIFYDAIAIVDEKKQDEEKTGLEIWKDALSNVMPHVEVRSRRVGGATFQIPMQIRPDRKVSTAMKWLISFSRKRNEKSMAGKLAAEVLAAAKEEGAAVKKRVDTHKMAEANKAFSHFRF from the coding sequence ATGAGAAAAAGACAGGCGAAAAAACGACCTCTTTTACCAGATCCAAAATTTAACGATCAGCTTGTTACACGTTTTGTGAACATGATGATGTGGGATGGTAAGAAATCTGTTGCCTTTAAAATTTTCTATGACGCTATCGCGATCGTGGATGAAAAGAAACAAGACGAAGAGAAAACTGGATTAGAGATCTGGAAAGATGCTCTTTCTAACGTAATGCCTCACGTTGAAGTGAGAAGCAGACGTGTTGGAGGTGCAACTTTTCAAATTCCAATGCAGATAAGACCAGATCGTAAAGTATCTACTGCTATGAAGTGGTTAATTAGCTTTTCGCGTAAGAGAAACGAGAAATCAATGGCTGGTAAATTAGCTGCTGAAGTTCTTGCTGCCGCAAAAGAAGAAGGAGCTGCTGTTAAGAAAAGAGTTGATACTCATAAGATGGCTGAAGCTAACAAAGCATTCTCTCACTTTAGATTCTAA
- the rpsL gene encoding 30S ribosomal protein S12, translated as MPTISQLVRKGRAKITKKSKSAALDSCPQRRGVCTRVYTTTPKKPNSAMRKVARVRLTNGKEVNAYIPGEGHNLQEHSIVLVRGGRVKDLPGVRYHIVRGALDTAGVEGRTQRRSKYGAKRPKK; from the coding sequence ATGCCAACAATTTCACAATTAGTACGAAAAGGAAGAGCCAAAATAACCAAGAAGAGTAAATCGGCTGCTTTGGATTCGTGCCCTCAAAGGAGAGGTGTTTGTACACGTGTGTACACAACAACTCCTAAGAAACCAAACTCGGCTATGAGAAAAGTGGCCAGGGTAAGGTTGACTAACGGAAAAGAGGTGAATGCCTACATTCCGGGTGAAGGACACAATCTACAGGAGCACTCGATAGTATTGGTTAGAGGTGGAAGGGTAAAAGATTTGCCTGGTGTTAGATACCACATTGTACGTGGTGCGCTAGATACTGCCGGTGTTGAAGGTAGAACTCAGCGTAGGTCTAAATACGGAGCAAAACGCCCTAAGAAGTAA